From a single Pseudomonas serboccidentalis genomic region:
- a CDS encoding alpha/beta hydrolase, which yields MRILGIFCLLLALGGCSSLLFYPEPGQIFTPEKARLEYRTVTLTTADGLKLNAWWLPARPGVEVKGTVLHLHGNGGNLPLHLGGSWWLPKSGYQVLLVDYRGYGLSEGKPSLPAIYQDIDAAFAWLDQAPEVKGKPLILLGQSLGGSMAVHWLVQHPERQKQLKAFVLDGVPASYRSVGQYALSTSWLTWPFQVPLSWLVPDSDSAINSMPQLKGVPKLIFHSIDDPLVPLSNGIRLYQAAPPPRVLQLTRGGHVQTFGDPVWRQVMLRYLEDPEHFNGLRRLGEIPNYPQPSNSEDESPQ from the coding sequence ATGAGAATCCTCGGCATCTTTTGCCTGCTCCTGGCCCTCGGTGGTTGCAGTTCGTTGTTGTTCTACCCTGAGCCGGGCCAGATCTTCACCCCGGAAAAAGCCAGACTCGAGTACCGCACCGTCACCCTGACCACTGCTGACGGCCTGAAGCTGAATGCCTGGTGGCTGCCGGCCAGGCCCGGCGTTGAAGTCAAAGGTACGGTCCTGCACCTGCACGGCAACGGCGGCAATCTGCCGTTGCATCTGGGAGGCAGTTGGTGGTTACCGAAAAGCGGCTATCAAGTGCTGCTGGTGGACTATCGCGGTTATGGTTTGTCCGAGGGCAAACCGAGCCTGCCGGCGATCTATCAGGACATCGACGCCGCGTTCGCCTGGCTGGATCAGGCGCCGGAGGTCAAAGGCAAGCCGCTGATTCTGCTCGGCCAGAGCCTGGGTGGCTCGATGGCGGTGCATTGGCTGGTGCAGCATCCGGAGCGGCAGAAACAACTCAAAGCCTTCGTGCTCGACGGCGTCCCCGCCAGTTACCGCAGCGTCGGCCAGTACGCCCTCAGCACGTCGTGGCTGACCTGGCCGTTCCAGGTGCCGCTGTCGTGGCTGGTGCCGGACAGCGACAGTGCAATCAACTCGATGCCGCAGCTCAAGGGTGTACCGAAACTGATCTTTCACAGCATCGACGACCCGCTCGTGCCACTGTCCAATGGCATTCGTCTGTATCAAGCGGCGCCGCCACCGCGGGTGCTGCAGTTGACCCGGGGTGGTCACGTGCAGACCTTCGGCGATCCGGTCTGGCGTCAGGTGATGCTGCGCTATCTGGAAGACCCCGAACATTTCAACGGCCTGCGCCGCCTCGGCGAGATCCCGAATTATCCGCAACCCTCGAATTCTGAAGATGAGAGTCCGCAATGA
- a CDS encoding OmpA family protein, translated as MRKQLMIPALLAASVALAACSTPPNPNLEQARTNYAGLQANPQASKVAALETKDASDYLDKADKAYLDKQDAAKVDQLAYLTNQRVEVAKQTIALRTAENNLKNAAAQRAQARLDARDQQIKQLQQSLNAKQTDRGTLVTFGDVLFATNKADLKSSGLVNINKLAQFLQENPDRKVIVEGYTDSTGAASYNQSLSERRATSVQVALIKMGVDPSRIVVQGYGKEYPVADNGSVSGRAMNRRVEVTISNDNQPVMPRSAVSSN; from the coding sequence ATGCGTAAGCAACTGATGATCCCCGCTCTCCTGGCTGCAAGCGTTGCCCTGGCTGCTTGCTCCACCCCGCCTAACCCGAACCTGGAACAGGCGCGCACCAACTACGCCGGCCTGCAGGCCAACCCGCAAGCGAGCAAAGTCGCAGCCCTGGAAACCAAAGACGCCAGCGACTATCTGGACAAGGCCGACAAGGCTTACCTGGACAAACAAGACGCGGCCAAGGTTGACCAACTGGCCTACCTGACCAACCAGCGCGTGGAAGTGGCCAAGCAGACCATCGCCCTGCGCACCGCTGAAAACAACCTGAAGAACGCCGCCGCCCAACGTGCTCAGGCCCGTCTGGACGCTCGCGACCAGCAGATCAAACAACTGCAGCAGAGCCTGAACGCCAAGCAGACCGATCGCGGTACCCTGGTGACCTTTGGCGACGTGCTGTTCGCCACCAACAAGGCTGACCTGAAATCCAGCGGTCTGGTGAACATCAACAAACTGGCGCAATTCCTCCAGGAAAACCCTGATCGCAAAGTGATCGTCGAGGGTTACACCGACAGCACCGGTGCTGCTTCGTACAACCAGTCGCTGTCCGAGCGTCGTGCGACCTCGGTACAAGTCGCACTGATCAAGATGGGCGTCGACCCTTCGCGCATCGTGGTGCAGGGTTATGGCAAGGAATACCCAGTTGCCGACAACGGCAGCGTGTCCGGTCGTGCAATGAACCGTCGTGTGGAAGTGACCATCTCCAACGACAACCAGCCAGTGATGCCTCGTTCGGCGGTCAGCTCGAACTAA